Proteins from a genomic interval of Gossypium hirsutum isolate 1008001.06 chromosome A09, Gossypium_hirsutum_v2.1, whole genome shotgun sequence:
- the LOC107928561 gene encoding heat shock 70 kDa protein 8, whose protein sequence is MAEPAYTVASDSETTGEEKSSSAFPEIAIGIDIGTSQCSVAVWNGSQVELLKNTRNQKLMRSYVTFKDDIPSGGVSYQLSHEHEMLSGAVIFNMKRLIGRVDTDPVVHSSKSLPFLVQTLDIGVRPFIAALVNNVWRSTTPEEVLAIFLVELRVMAESQLKRPIRNVVLSIPVSFSRFQLTRIERACAMAGLHVLRLMPEPTAVALLYAQQQQQMIHDNMGSGSEKIALIFNMGAGYCDAAVTATAGGVSQIKALAGIATGGEDFLQNMMRHLLPNFDNLFSSRGINEIKSMGLLRVATQDAIHKLSFEESVQLDVDLGNGLRICKQVSREEFEGVNQKIFETCESLIIQCLHDAKVEADDLTDVIVVGGCSHIPKIKNLVKSVCKRELYKGMNPLEAAVCGTALEGAVASGISDPFGNLDLLTIQATPLGIGIRANGNSFVPIIPRNTTMPARKELVFTTVNDNQTEVLIIVHEGETEKADENHLLGYFKISGIPPAPKGVPEINVCMDINASNVLRVLAGVIMPGSQQPVVPVMEVRMPTVDDGHGWCAEALHRAYGSTLDLMTVQKK, encoded by the coding sequence ATGGCTGAACCAGCGTACACCGTGGCATCTGACAGCGAAACAACAGGGGAGGAGAAATCTTCATCTGCTTTTCCAGAAATTGCAATTGGAATTGATATTGGAACTTCACAATGCAGCGTCGCGGTCTGGAATGGCTCACAAGTGGAGCTTCTGAAGAATACTAGGAACCAGAAGTTAATGCGTTCTTATGTCACTTTCAAAGATGATATTCCTTCAGGTGGAGTGAGCTATCAACTTTCTCATGAGCATGAAATGTTATCTGGAGCTGTTATCTTCAACATGAAGCGACTGATTGGAAGGGTTGATACCGACCCAGTTGTTCACTCAAGCAAAAGCCTTCCTTTTCTGGTTCAGACATTGGACATTGGTGTTCGTCCGTTTATTGCAGCCTTGGTGAACAATGTTTGGAGATCCACTACGCCTGAAGAAGTTCTTGCTATATTTCTGGTTGAGTTAAGAGTCATGGCCGAATCTCAATTGAAGCGGCCTATAAGAAATGTCGTTTTGTCCATTCCAGTTTCATTTAGTAGGTTTCAGTTGACTCGAATTGAACGAGCTTGTGCTATGGCTGGTCTTCATGTTCTTAGATTGATGCCTGAACCAACAGCTGTGGCATTACTATATGCACAGCAACAGCAGCAGATGATACATGACAATATGGGCAGTGGAAGTGAAAAGATCGCTCTCATCTTTAATATGGGCGCTGGGTATTGTGATGCTGCTGTAACAGCTACAGCTGGGGGAGTTTCTCAGATAAAAGCCTTAGCTGGAATAGCAACTGGAGGAGAAGACTTCCTTCAGAACATGATGCGCCATCTCTTGCCGAATTTTGATAACCTCTTCTCAAGCCGTGGAATTAATGAGATCAAGTCGATGGGGTTACTTCGAGTTGCAACTCAAGATGCCATACACAAGCTCTCTTTTGAAGAAAGTGTGCAACTTGATGTAGATTTGGGTAATGGGTTGAGAATATGTAAGCAGGTGAGCCGGGAAGAATTCGAAGGGGTAAACCAGAAGATATTTGAGACGTGTGAGAGTCTCATAATCCAGTGCTTACATGATGCAAAGGTAGAGGCAGATGATCTGACCGACGTAATAGTTGTGGGTGGCTGTTCTCatattccaaaaataaaaaatcttgtCAAGAGTGTATGTAAAAGAGAACTTTACAAAGGTATGAACCCACTTGAAGCAGCAGTCTGCGGGACAGCTCTGGAGGGGGCAGTAGCTTCAGGCATCAGTGATCCTTTTGGCAACTTGGACCTCTTAACCATTCAAGCCACACCTCTTGGAATAGGGATACGTGCTAATGGGAATTCATTTGTGCCCATTATACCTAGAAACACTACAATGCCTGCTCGCAAAGAACTGGTCTTCACAACTGTCAATGATAACCAGACTGAGGTATTGATAATTGTCCATGAGGGTGAAACAGAGAAGGCAGACGAGAATCATCTGCTTGGCTATTTCAAGATTAGTGGAATTCCACCGGCACCTAAAGGAGTTCCAGAGATAAATGTCTGCATGGATATTAATGCATCAAACGTGCTGAGAGTTTTGGCTGGAGTCATAATGCCGGGTTCTCAACAACCTGTTGTTCCCGTAATGGAAGTAAGGATGCCGACTGTTGATGATGGGCACGGTTGGTGTGCAGAAGCACTGCATAGAGCATATGGGTCTACTCTAGACTTGATGACTGTCCAGAAGAAATAA